The following proteins come from a genomic window of Paenibacillus swuensis:
- a CDS encoding ABC transporter substrate-binding protein, protein MRLQKTWLSLLIMIMILVSTAGCANNNGNGVKEVNETKPANEKTEQVPATETGTENTTNDTPVLEPVELTWYTIGPEQPKDTEEIEKAANEYLKDKINATIKFKVLDWGSFDSRSNAMMASQEPFDIIFTAFWKNYGANAVKGAYLPIDDLMEKYAPKTKALFTQEFLDGAKVNGNLYAVPVNKDKAASYGYLYRKDLADKYGFDMSAIKSPYDIEPLLKTIKEKEPTITPLGASRLPADILQWTTTIAPHALVYSTLSDHKDDNKVYAAHFGPPGKEGVPEQPKVLRDWYQKGYIRKDIATYKGSAQDDANKGQVFIWAEQLKPGKDKEVEAALKANGIAGEVAQIELTPPTFSANDITGAMMAVSKSSKNPERAMMFLELLNTDKYLNNLFNFGIEGVHYTKVSEEVIQPVEDRKWPFVSNNWILANQYINYLLPNEDPEKWKKFEAFNNSATPAKGIGFQFNNEKVKTEFANIENVIKEFDNALWWGAVDPEKYYPKLKEKLKKAGIDKYVAEVQKQYDEWRAASGKQ, encoded by the coding sequence ATGCGATTACAAAAGACATGGCTAAGCTTGCTCATCATGATCATGATTCTGGTGTCGACCGCAGGGTGTGCTAACAACAACGGTAACGGTGTTAAGGAAGTCAATGAAACGAAGCCCGCGAATGAGAAGACCGAGCAAGTTCCGGCGACGGAAACGGGTACGGAGAACACAACGAACGATACCCCCGTGCTGGAACCGGTCGAGCTTACCTGGTATACCATCGGGCCGGAGCAGCCTAAAGATACAGAAGAGATTGAGAAAGCTGCTAACGAGTATCTGAAAGACAAAATTAATGCGACCATTAAATTCAAGGTGCTGGATTGGGGGAGCTTTGACAGCAGATCAAACGCAATGATGGCTTCCCAAGAACCTTTTGACATTATCTTTACTGCCTTCTGGAAAAATTACGGGGCTAACGCGGTTAAGGGAGCTTATCTGCCTATTGATGATCTGATGGAGAAGTACGCTCCAAAAACCAAGGCGTTATTTACACAAGAGTTTCTGGACGGTGCCAAAGTAAACGGGAACTTGTATGCAGTACCTGTTAATAAAGACAAAGCTGCCAGCTACGGGTATCTGTACCGTAAGGATCTTGCCGATAAGTACGGTTTCGATATGTCCGCCATCAAGAGCCCTTACGACATTGAACCTCTATTGAAGACCATTAAGGAGAAGGAACCTACGATTACGCCGCTGGGTGCCAGCCGACTGCCGGCCGATATCCTCCAGTGGACAACGACTATTGCTCCACATGCGCTTGTATATTCCACGCTGTCGGATCACAAGGACGATAATAAGGTATATGCTGCCCACTTCGGGCCTCCGGGGAAAGAGGGAGTTCCTGAACAGCCTAAGGTATTAAGAGATTGGTATCAGAAAGGGTATATTCGTAAAGATATTGCAACGTATAAAGGCTCGGCCCAGGACGATGCGAATAAAGGTCAAGTATTCATCTGGGCAGAACAATTGAAACCAGGCAAGGACAAGGAAGTAGAAGCTGCGCTTAAAGCGAATGGAATAGCCGGCGAAGTGGCGCAAATTGAACTTACACCGCCTACATTCAGCGCTAATGATATTACCGGCGCGATGATGGCGGTATCCAAATCCTCAAAAAATCCGGAGAGAGCCATGATGTTTCTGGAGTTGCTCAACACGGATAAGTATCTGAACAACCTGTTTAACTTCGGTATTGAAGGTGTGCATTACACGAAAGTTAGCGAAGAAGTTATTCAACCCGTGGAAGATCGCAAGTGGCCTTTCGTGAGCAACAACTGGATTCTCGCCAATCAATATATTAATTATTTATTGCCGAATGAAGATCCGGAGAAATGGAAGAAATTCGAAGCGTTCAATAACAGTGCCACACCTGCCAAAGGCATCGGATTCCAATTCAATAATGAGAAAGTGAAGACGGAATTCGCTAATATTGAGAACGTCATCAAGGAGTTTGACAATGCGTTATGGTGGGGAGCCGTGGATCCAGAGAAGTATTATCCGAAATTGAAAGAGAAATTGAAGAAAGCCGGCATAGATAAGTATGTGGCGGAGGTGCAGAAGCAGTACGATGAATGGAGAGCAGCAAGCGGTAAACAGTAA
- a CDS encoding AraC family transcriptional regulator, protein MMEPVSYNLRNPSWPAGWMQLEYMGYAEERCGTYQWDGLLRKDRSVVFQYTLSGQGKLEKDGVVRTINPGEAMMLIFPERVKYYVDLDTSDHWSFLWLQASGADAYRYWIRFIREWGHIVTLPLDSEPILRMKEMLAELSLGEKKDPYALSCSLYEWILLLLRQSQPAGHNEHFPSHESGQDSVDLLKQYIDIHYTDPRLCLDSMAEVAHLSKVYMCQMFKKRFGIAPMSYVQQLKLAQAARALVEEERQVSEVAVTSGFENASYFGKAFRARFGMTPTAYRMSRVHSAADGAFPQVIQR, encoded by the coding sequence ATGATGGAACCTGTCAGCTATAATCTGCGCAATCCTTCATGGCCCGCGGGGTGGATGCAGCTGGAATATATGGGATACGCCGAAGAGCGGTGCGGGACTTACCAGTGGGATGGCCTGCTTAGGAAGGACCGAAGTGTAGTTTTTCAATATACATTGTCAGGCCAAGGGAAACTTGAAAAGGATGGAGTCGTTCGAACGATTAATCCGGGGGAAGCGATGATGCTGATCTTTCCGGAGCGCGTGAAATACTACGTGGATTTGGATACCTCGGACCATTGGTCTTTCCTGTGGCTTCAGGCGTCCGGTGCCGATGCCTATCGGTATTGGATCCGATTCATACGCGAATGGGGGCATATTGTAACCTTGCCGCTGGATTCCGAACCTATTCTCAGAATGAAGGAAATGCTTGCTGAACTATCCCTGGGCGAAAAAAAGGATCCTTATGCGCTTTCTTGCAGCTTATATGAATGGATCCTGCTGTTGCTGAGACAAAGCCAACCGGCGGGGCACAATGAGCATTTCCCTTCTCATGAGTCAGGTCAAGATTCCGTGGATCTGCTTAAACAATATATTGACATTCATTACACGGATCCCCGACTGTGTCTGGACAGCATGGCCGAGGTAGCCCATCTATCCAAAGTTTATATGTGTCAGATGTTCAAAAAGCGATTCGGCATTGCCCCCATGTCGTATGTACAACAGCTGAAGCTGGCTCAAGCCGCACGCGCGTTAGTAGAAGAAGAGCGTCAGGTCAGCGAAGTGGCTGTAACCAGCGGGTTCGAGAATGCCAGCTATTTCGGTAAAGCCTTCAGGGCCAGATTCGGAATGACGCCTACAGCATACCGGATGAGCCGCGTTCACTCGGCAGCAGACGGCGCTTTTCCACAGGTGATTCAACGATGA
- a CDS encoding S-layer homology domain-containing protein, translated as MRKFQMKRVLWMLLSVIVLLTYAYPASGSANAINPEGNKVIVDTAENSEVLVQFHTSAIESLYSLRVDVNYDADVLRPMTEGALVKPSFLDDETYESVSMNRGLWKDGNGKVSGYITWRVAEGELTFILSRMGEEMIDSAGHTYAAEMKFEVLAPKVRTEVSLGIHEQVHLVNGVLQAGSAQAVMLKSPHEASGTGNGNGNGNGNGNGNGSGTGNGNGNGTGNGNGTGNGNGNGNGTGNGNGNGNGNGNGNGTGNGNGNGNGTGNGNGNGNGNGNGNGNGNGTGTGTSNANQPPLVVGTNVHLVEGTQKEIRSIAQDRSLTKADKAKKLNLLARKILKEDVKLHLDAVNSTGGKVTVNLSDEKLLQLTEQVNATFQALKTQFELAGVSLQEEKQLNLVAEGMKSDDENVFIVVRSSSLLKAKEQGISWIRVQTPVALFRFRTELFAAVSPDENIELQFSEGVNEKLPAKAAAFQVNLKSAGQPLFMKGGYGQFEIQLPYVLQDHQDPGLMGVFLIHEITEIPEWVLSHVDKGHGTFTLYPQQSGQYALMQRLTSFKDVLQGYAKLPVSALAGKGIVHGKGNGKFEPHQEVTRAEWVSLLVKTLNLSKQQPMASVYEDVPTNAWYTSAVAAAHEAGAVEGVTATRFAPNAPVTREEMAVMLHRAILAMHIPLSTNEYPAFKDHKDIATYTKSSVETLHAAGIVTGDAFGRFAPAKVLTRAECAVVLFRLLQQLEGGLHS; from the coding sequence ATGAGGAAATTTCAAATGAAACGAGTTCTGTGGATGTTACTGAGTGTCATCGTTCTTCTTACGTACGCATATCCCGCTTCGGGCTCCGCCAACGCTATCAATCCAGAAGGAAATAAAGTGATTGTGGACACTGCCGAAAACAGCGAGGTGCTTGTTCAATTTCATACGTCTGCCATCGAGAGCCTGTATTCGCTTCGAGTTGATGTAAACTATGATGCGGATGTTCTGAGGCCGATGACGGAGGGAGCGTTGGTTAAGCCTTCATTTTTGGATGATGAGACTTATGAAAGCGTTTCAATGAATCGTGGGTTATGGAAAGACGGTAACGGCAAGGTTAGCGGCTACATAACGTGGCGCGTAGCAGAAGGCGAGCTTACATTCATCCTAAGCAGAATGGGAGAGGAAATGATAGATTCAGCAGGACATACTTATGCAGCTGAGATGAAATTTGAAGTTCTTGCCCCCAAAGTGAGAACAGAGGTTAGTTTGGGGATTCATGAGCAGGTGCATCTGGTGAACGGAGTGCTGCAGGCCGGTTCAGCGCAGGCGGTTATGCTGAAGTCGCCACATGAAGCGAGCGGTACCGGCAACGGCAACGGCAATGGCAACGGCAATGGCAATGGCAATGGGAGCGGTACCGGCAACGGCAATGGCAACGGTACCGGCAATGGCAACGGTACCGGCAATGGCAACGGCAACGGCAACGGTACCGGCAATGGAAACGGTAACGGCAATGGCAACGGCAATGGCAACGGTACCGGCAATGGCAATGGCAATGGCAACGGTACCGGTAACGGTAATGGCAATGGTAACGGCAATGGCAATGGGAACGGAAACGGCAACGGTACCGGCACCGGCACCAGCAACGCCAATCAGCCCCCTCTTGTGGTGGGAACCAATGTACATCTGGTGGAAGGTACACAAAAGGAAATTCGCTCGATCGCGCAGGACAGGTCTTTAACAAAGGCCGATAAGGCAAAGAAACTGAATCTTTTGGCAAGAAAGATTTTGAAAGAAGATGTAAAGCTGCACCTGGATGCCGTCAACTCAACGGGAGGCAAAGTGACTGTCAACCTAAGCGATGAGAAATTGCTTCAGCTCACAGAGCAAGTGAATGCAACCTTTCAAGCGCTGAAAACCCAGTTTGAACTAGCGGGTGTTTCCTTGCAGGAAGAGAAGCAACTCAACCTTGTAGCGGAAGGCATGAAATCAGACGATGAGAATGTGTTCATCGTGGTTCGGTCGTCTTCGTTGTTGAAAGCTAAAGAGCAAGGGATCTCATGGATTCGTGTGCAGACCCCGGTTGCATTGTTCCGATTTAGAACCGAATTGTTTGCTGCTGTCTCTCCTGATGAGAATATCGAGCTGCAGTTTTCTGAAGGGGTTAATGAGAAGCTTCCCGCAAAGGCAGCAGCATTTCAAGTCAATTTAAAGTCAGCTGGTCAGCCGCTCTTTATGAAGGGAGGATACGGTCAATTTGAAATCCAATTGCCTTATGTGTTACAAGATCATCAGGATCCCGGTCTCATGGGCGTGTTCCTTATCCATGAAATTACAGAAATTCCCGAATGGGTGTTGAGTCATGTTGACAAAGGACACGGAACATTTACGCTGTATCCACAACAATCTGGCCAATATGCACTGATGCAGCGACTGACATCCTTCAAGGATGTACTACAAGGTTACGCCAAGCTGCCTGTGTCCGCACTTGCGGGTAAAGGGATTGTCCATGGCAAAGGCAACGGCAAGTTTGAGCCCCATCAAGAAGTCACCAGAGCGGAATGGGTTTCCCTCCTGGTTAAGACTCTAAATCTAAGTAAACAACAACCGATGGCTTCAGTATATGAGGATGTACCGACGAATGCTTGGTATACCTCTGCTGTAGCAGCGGCCCATGAAGCAGGCGCAGTTGAAGGAGTTACCGCGACTCGATTCGCGCCAAACGCCCCGGTGACACGAGAGGAGATGGCGGTTATGTTGCATCGAGCCATTCTAGCGATGCACATCCCGCTTTCAACCAACGAATACCCTGCTTTCAAAGATCATAAAGACATTGCAACCTACACGAAATCCAGCGTCGAAACGCTGCATGCAGCAGGCATAGTAACCGGAGATGCTTTCGGCCGATTTGCTCCAGCTAAAGTGCTGACACGCGCAGAATGCGCAGTTGTCCTCTTTAGATTACTTCAGCAATTAGAAGGAGGTCTACACTCTTGA
- a CDS encoding response regulator transcription factor, whose protein sequence is MYNLLIAEDEPLVIEYLMNILDWEQHGFRIKAVARNGEEGLQRLKEGTYHLVISDIKMPEMDGLAFIKHAKNQYPLLKYIIISGYGDFSYAKQAVAYGVKGYLLKPVDKAELTEQITMIRHEFDTLYQDQAWRRETQLAARTNFLFRLTCGEVPQHEINRKSVLFGLDALTVPDGKHLVGLIEFTNYQHIVNRSLHDARVIQYGLCNILQEYLQRYNLGIVYEDPDNALGMILSSSRLHSEAVSECMRQACTTMFQYYGAKLAVGFGLPVDTPDQLVHSKKQAQQALDRRPAWKEESFMLLFYGQQEDLARMEIGLVWDYELLLKAIEEGNIIEIEREIMKLSTELQVKQAQESLRQGMMYSIRYGLQRLVRKHQGNTNHQQDWLRTVDWTASSGWERMLISCCREVSSVILHQLEDRSADVVVRIKDYIEKHYHEDLTLKMMAGIFYMNPAYLGRLFRKETGVHFNDYVHKIRIDNVKRMVLRDQGKILDILHEAGYVNSKYFYQIFKRLEGMTFQQYKLGIKQLKETGRHKV, encoded by the coding sequence ATGTACAACCTTCTTATCGCAGAAGACGAGCCTTTGGTAATCGAGTACCTCATGAACATTCTGGACTGGGAACAACACGGTTTCCGAATTAAGGCCGTCGCAAGGAACGGGGAGGAGGGGCTTCAACGCTTAAAGGAAGGAACATACCACTTGGTTATTTCGGATATCAAAATGCCTGAGATGGACGGCCTGGCCTTCATCAAGCATGCCAAAAATCAATACCCTCTGCTGAAATATATCATTATCAGCGGTTATGGTGATTTCTCCTATGCCAAACAGGCTGTGGCCTACGGCGTTAAAGGCTATCTTCTTAAACCTGTGGATAAAGCGGAGCTCACGGAACAAATTACGATGATTCGTCATGAATTTGATACCCTCTATCAGGACCAGGCATGGCGAAGAGAAACCCAATTGGCCGCTCGCACCAACTTTCTGTTCCGACTCACTTGCGGAGAAGTGCCCCAGCATGAAATAAATCGTAAATCTGTCTTATTCGGACTGGATGCTCTGACGGTTCCAGACGGAAAGCACCTTGTCGGCTTAATCGAATTTACGAATTATCAACACATTGTCAATCGGAGTCTGCATGACGCAAGGGTGATCCAATACGGTTTGTGCAATATTCTGCAGGAATACCTGCAAAGGTATAATCTTGGCATTGTATATGAAGATCCGGACAACGCGCTCGGCATGATTCTCTCCTCCTCCCGACTGCACAGCGAAGCGGTCTCCGAATGCATGAGGCAAGCTTGTACCACCATGTTTCAGTACTACGGAGCGAAGCTTGCGGTAGGATTCGGGCTGCCTGTCGACACGCCGGATCAACTCGTTCATTCCAAGAAGCAGGCCCAACAGGCGCTGGACCGGAGACCTGCTTGGAAGGAGGAGTCGTTCATGCTGCTCTTCTACGGGCAACAGGAAGATCTGGCGCGTATGGAAATCGGTCTCGTCTGGGATTATGAACTCTTGCTTAAGGCGATTGAGGAAGGGAACATCATAGAGATCGAACGGGAGATTATGAAGTTGTCGACCGAGCTGCAGGTGAAACAGGCTCAAGAATCCTTGCGCCAAGGCATGATGTACAGTATACGCTACGGTCTCCAACGCTTGGTCAGGAAGCATCAAGGGAACACGAACCATCAACAAGATTGGCTAAGAACTGTCGATTGGACCGCATCGTCTGGTTGGGAACGGATGTTGATATCGTGCTGCCGTGAGGTAAGCTCTGTCATTCTGCATCAGCTTGAGGACCGTTCCGCGGATGTGGTGGTGAGAATTAAAGACTACATAGAGAAACACTATCATGAGGATTTAACTTTAAAGATGATGGCAGGTATTTTCTATATGAATCCCGCTTATTTGGGCAGGCTGTTCAGGAAGGAAACCGGCGTTCATTTCAATGATTATGTACATAAGATCCGGATTGACAATGTCAAGAGAATGGTGCTGCGCGATCAAGGTAAGATCCTGGATATTCTGCATGAAGCGGGGTATGTCAACAGTAAGTATTTCTATCAGATTTTCAAAAGATTGGAAGGCATGACGTTCCAGCAATACAAGCTTGGCATTAAACAGTTGAAAGAGACCGGCAGGCACAAGGTTTAG
- a CDS encoding cache domain-containing sensor histidine kinase — translation MSRRIFSTMNLKMRHKLLLSYCIVVMIPVAVIGYLFVQRTMSIVVEQHRYENRITFKQATANLTNELETYIKFTDSTLFDQQLMDYLSIEFPKTTDFFDLYKQLKNLATEYSNQFYALGKNVKVRFYSNNPTILKDDHVFYDINETVQSEAWYRSAIAANGKISTGGLQKNDGESHIILVRKISFMEKYTTVIRMDIPEKELHTLIAEEGKNRNKRIFLIDGDGRVLSAASERETIGSSLVLGELWEGGRVLGDRSHAEFEHAGNQLLYQQFGSHMMDQPWALVSISSPGTTLNPFYDLVRQSLAVVCTSILAAVVLMFYFSGKLTKRLKALVRNMSTIREGRFHVFVQDQAGDEIGELSRSFRHMVQRMDYLVSEVYTAEVHKKEAEIKALQSQINPHFLFNTLQSIQGHLLKGGDELSSDMVGRLARLFRRSLEWDNDMVTLACEAELAKDYLAIQKLRFQERLQYHVDVQQVPVNCIMPKFILQPLVENAVQHGLETLQRSVTIEVTAVLIEDTLTIRIYDNGGGMGKIRLAQVTKEMNAAGLDRPSCHMGLRNVHQRIQLAYGGEFGLTMESEPDRFTIVDIRLPLILEEDESQNEGVDPTCTTFLSQKTSLW, via the coding sequence ATGAGCAGACGAATATTCTCTACGATGAATCTAAAAATGCGGCATAAGTTACTGCTTTCCTATTGTATTGTCGTCATGATTCCGGTAGCTGTGATCGGATACTTATTTGTTCAACGGACGATGAGCATCGTTGTCGAACAGCATCGCTATGAGAATCGAATCACTTTTAAGCAGGCAACAGCCAATCTGACCAATGAACTGGAAACTTATATTAAATTTACAGACAGCACCCTCTTTGATCAGCAGCTGATGGATTATTTATCTATAGAGTTTCCGAAGACTACAGATTTTTTTGATCTATATAAGCAATTGAAGAATCTCGCCACAGAATACTCCAATCAATTTTATGCTTTGGGAAAGAACGTGAAGGTGCGGTTCTACAGCAATAATCCGACTATTCTCAAGGATGATCATGTTTTTTATGACATTAACGAGACCGTCCAATCGGAAGCATGGTACCGCAGCGCCATTGCCGCCAACGGAAAAATCAGTACAGGGGGCCTGCAGAAGAACGACGGGGAGTCCCACATCATCCTGGTTCGCAAAATATCCTTTATGGAGAAGTACACAACAGTTATTCGTATGGATATCCCGGAAAAAGAGCTGCACACCTTAATTGCCGAAGAGGGAAAAAATCGCAATAAGCGTATTTTCCTTATCGACGGTGATGGGCGAGTGCTCTCAGCTGCTTCCGAGCGGGAAACCATAGGTTCTTCATTGGTACTGGGGGAGCTATGGGAAGGCGGCAGGGTTCTAGGAGACCGTAGTCACGCGGAATTTGAGCACGCAGGGAACCAACTGCTATACCAGCAATTCGGCTCTCACATGATGGATCAACCATGGGCTCTTGTCTCCATCTCCTCTCCGGGAACGACACTGAATCCATTCTATGACCTTGTTCGGCAGAGTCTTGCCGTCGTATGCACAAGTATTCTTGCTGCCGTTGTTTTGATGTTCTATTTCTCCGGTAAGCTGACCAAGCGGCTGAAGGCATTGGTACGGAACATGTCCACCATTCGGGAAGGCCGCTTTCATGTGTTCGTCCAAGACCAAGCCGGTGATGAAATCGGCGAGTTGTCCCGGAGCTTCCGCCATATGGTTCAGCGAATGGACTATCTGGTTTCGGAAGTGTACACGGCAGAGGTGCACAAGAAGGAAGCGGAAATTAAAGCATTGCAGAGCCAAATCAATCCTCACTTTCTGTTCAATACGCTGCAATCCATACAAGGTCATCTGCTGAAAGGGGGCGACGAATTGTCCAGCGACATGGTGGGAAGGTTGGCAAGGCTGTTCCGCCGCAGTCTGGAATGGGACAACGATATGGTAACTTTGGCATGTGAAGCGGAGCTTGCTAAAGATTATCTGGCCATCCAGAAGCTTCGATTCCAGGAACGTCTTCAGTATCATGTTGATGTACAGCAGGTGCCGGTGAACTGCATTATGCCTAAATTTATACTCCAGCCGTTAGTGGAGAATGCCGTTCAACACGGATTGGAAACATTACAACGCTCCGTAACAATTGAGGTGACCGCGGTCCTAATCGAAGACACACTTACGATTCGAATCTATGATAACGGCGGCGGGATGGGGAAGATTCGGTTGGCGCAAGTGACTAAAGAAATGAATGCCGCCGGTTTAGATCGACCGAGTTGCCACATGGGACTGCGCAACGTACACCAGCGTATTCAACTGGCTTACGGCGGCGAGTTTGGATTAACCATGGAGAGTGAACCTGATCGATTTACGATTGTGGATATTCGGTTACCGCTCATCTTGGAAGAGGACGAAAGTCAGAATGAAGGAGTTGATCCCACATGTACAACCTTCTTATCGCAGAAGACGAGCCTTTGGTAA
- a CDS encoding carbohydrate ABC transporter permease yields the protein MHNSISRSTNILFHLVFIVLTLACLVPLLLIAMISITDEKSIASHGYRLIPNQFSFEAYRVIEQMGSGIVNAYMVTIFVTVTGTLLSVMVAALYAYPLSRKDLKLRGWFAFILFFTMLFGGGMVSWYIVCTQYLDLKNSIWALILPSVMNSFFVIILRTFFQTTIPPELIESAKIDGSGEWRTFFQIIIPLSLPGLATIAIFSSVGYWNDYYLSLMFIDDPKLYNLQYLIWRVLSNLQYLQQNLNLNISQSAAGIPQEGARMALAIITIGPIILTYPFFQKYFIKGLTIGSIKG from the coding sequence ATGCATAACAGCATTTCCCGCAGTACCAATATCCTGTTTCACCTTGTATTTATCGTGTTGACTCTTGCCTGCCTGGTGCCGTTACTTCTGATTGCCATGATATCCATAACCGATGAGAAATCCATTGCAAGTCATGGTTACCGGTTAATTCCGAATCAATTCAGCTTTGAAGCCTACCGGGTCATCGAACAGATGGGTTCGGGCATCGTTAACGCGTATATGGTAACCATATTCGTAACCGTGACGGGAACATTGCTTTCTGTCATGGTTGCCGCGTTATATGCCTATCCGCTCTCCCGCAAGGACCTCAAACTTCGAGGCTGGTTCGCGTTTATCCTGTTCTTCACGATGTTGTTCGGCGGGGGCATGGTTTCATGGTATATCGTCTGTACCCAATACCTCGATCTGAAGAATAGCATCTGGGCCTTGATTCTTCCGTCTGTGATGAATTCGTTCTTTGTCATCATCTTACGCACGTTTTTTCAGACTACCATTCCTCCCGAACTGATTGAATCCGCCAAAATTGACGGGTCCGGCGAGTGGAGAACGTTCTTCCAGATTATTATTCCTTTGTCCTTGCCCGGGCTTGCAACCATCGCGATCTTCAGCTCCGTAGGGTATTGGAATGATTACTATCTTTCCTTGATGTTCATTGACGATCCTAAGTTGTACAATCTGCAATATTTGATCTGGAGAGTGCTTTCCAATCTGCAATACCTTCAACAGAACTTGAATCTGAACATTAGTCAAAGCGCGGCGGGCATCCCGCAAGAGGGAGCCAGAATGGCGTTAGCCATCATCACGATCGGTCCTATTATCCTGACGTATCCGTTCTTCCAGAAATACTTCATTAAAGGACTTACGATTGGTTCTATCAAAGGCTAA
- a CDS encoding ABC transporter permease yields MNTSTELSSSPANHTVVKRSKRGELRKDLRAHYSLYLMFVPGLLLLLAFNYLPMFGIIIAFKNVNYTDGIFGSPWVGFANFEYLFKTQDAYTIIRNTVLYNLLFIVLGLTVTVTLAICLFELWNKKWAKFYQTAMFLPFILSWVVVSYVVYAFLSPEHGFINKVILEPLGYDPVFWYQESKYWPYILTFFNLWKYTGNGVVVYLAALSGIDPSYYEAASIDGASKWRQIRYITIPMLAPLMIILTILSLGRIFSADFGLFFNVTLNQGLIRNTTAVLDTYVYNSLMTLGDIGMASAASFFQSVVGFVLILSVNHFVRKINKDNALF; encoded by the coding sequence TTGAACACATCCACAGAATTATCCAGCAGCCCGGCGAACCATACGGTTGTGAAACGCAGTAAACGCGGCGAGTTGCGAAAGGACCTGCGCGCTCATTACAGCCTCTATCTCATGTTTGTGCCGGGATTGCTGTTATTGCTGGCGTTTAATTATCTGCCCATGTTCGGCATTATCATCGCATTTAAGAATGTGAATTATACCGACGGGATTTTTGGAAGTCCGTGGGTAGGGTTTGCCAACTTTGAGTATTTATTCAAGACACAAGACGCTTATACCATTATTCGCAATACGGTTCTGTACAATCTGTTATTTATCGTATTGGGGTTGACTGTAACCGTAACCTTAGCGATCTGCCTGTTTGAATTATGGAATAAGAAATGGGCCAAATTCTATCAAACCGCGATGTTCCTGCCGTTCATTCTTTCCTGGGTAGTCGTCAGCTATGTCGTATACGCGTTCCTGTCGCCTGAACATGGATTTATCAACAAAGTGATTCTGGAGCCATTGGGTTATGACCCGGTATTCTGGTATCAGGAAAGCAAGTATTGGCCTTACATTCTGACCTTCTTTAATCTATGGAAATATACAGGGAACGGTGTGGTTGTGTACTTGGCCGCATTGAGCGGAATCGACCCATCCTATTATGAAGCCGCTTCCATAGACGGAGCCAGCAAGTGGAGGCAAATCCGCTATATTACGATCCCTATGCTTGCGCCTTTAATGATTATTCTGACGATTCTCTCTTTAGGCCGCATCTTTAGCGCTGATTTCGGATTGTTCTTCAATGTAACCTTGAATCAAGGTTTAATTCGGAATACGACAGCAGTACTCGATACCTATGTCTATAATTCCTTAATGACTCTGGGTGATATTGGTATGGCTTCTGCGGCAAGCTTCTTTCAGTCGGTGGTTGGATTCGTGCTGATCCTATCGGTGAACCACTTTGTCAGAAAAATCAATAAGGATAACGCGTTGTTCTAG